The window AGCAGGATCAGACAGTCTGCCCGGTTGGCGATTTCAGCCAGAAAGGTCCACTCCGGCATCTGAGAGGCCTGGTAGCTGACGTAGCTGGAGACATTCTCCAGCAAAATCTGCCGGCCCAGAAAATCCTGTACTTGCATCACCCGGGTGGCAACATGGCGGATGGCCTCTTCGGTATAGGGCAAGGGTAGCAGGTCGTGGGCGTTGTGCCCCCCGATGCCCGTCCAGCAAAGATGGTCGGATACCCAGGCGGGCTCGACCCGTGCAATGAGCTGCTTGAGCGCATGCAGGTAGGTCATGTCGAGCGGATCACTGGCGCCGACCGACAAGCTGACCCCATGCATCACCATTGGATAGTGCTCACGGATACGGTCAAGGAAATGAAGCGGTTTTCCACCTGGCACCAGATAGTTTTCCGAGATGATCTCAAACCAGTCGATTGCAGGTCGCTGGTCGAGGATCTCAGTGTAGTGGTCGGTACGTAGGCCCAGACCAAAGCCCAGATAAGGTAGAACAGCCATAGCGTAGCTTTCACAACGAGAGAGAATGCGGAATCTGAGAGGTTGATACCCTGTCACCCGGTCGAGTCGCACGCCTACCACGATCCCGTACCGCCTGGGCGCCAGATCAACAGCACCTTGCAGATTGCAGAAGGGCTGGTGATGCACCAGCCCTTACTGAAGGCGTTATTACTTCGCTACCTTGCCTTTTTTGGCCTTGCACTCTTTTTCGGTCACTTCCAACCAGCCATGGCCCTTGCAGGTGTTCTGGCCTTTGCATTCGTTGCTGGCTGTTTTGCAGGCGCTGGTACCCTTGCAGGTATTGATGCCTTCGCATTTCACCTTGGCAGCTTCCGCTGCGTGGGCGGTTGTGGCAACGCCGACTGTTGAAAAGAGTGCCGCCGCAGCAGAGGCCAGTGCCAGCCCAGTCAGTTTTTTCTTGTCCATCATGGTTCTCCTTTAGATTTCACATATCACAACACGAAAAACGTGAAACAACGCATTAAATGCGCCGTTTCGACGCCTTGTGGGTATCACGAATACCCACAAAGTCGAGTGGATGCGGACACTGGCGGTAGCGAGGGGGACGAAGACCGCGAGCAGCAAGGTGCGCCATCGATGGCAATCCCTGTGCTCACGGCACCTCATCGATTGTTGATTACTTCTGCGCACCCTTCAGCGTCGCCTGTGCCGCTTCACATTCTTGCTTGCTGGTTTCAACCCAGCCTTGTCCTTTGCATGAATTCAACCCCTTGCAATCGTTTTTTGCAGTCTTGCAGGCGCTTTGGCCTTTGCAACCATTGACGCCCTCGCATTTGACTTTGGCTTCATCAGCAGCATGTGCACCAGGTACGGCAATGGCACCAAACATCAGAGCGGCAGCAGAGGCGAGTGCAACACGGGTAGCTTTGACTTTCATGGTTTACTCCTTTGTTTTCGATTGGCTTAGAAATCAGCGGCTTTGCTGAAATCGCAATCTACCGTAGCACTCATCTCATTTTTGTTGCAACCACATGATTTAATGTGGATTTTTATTTTTCTGCCATGGCCGCAAAGTGATGTCTTGATAGAATGTTTTTCATTGCTATTCAAGGGGTTGAGTTTTCATTTATACAATCGCCTGTGCGCACAGGCGAATGCAATCAACTTGCCTGATCGTGCGCTAATTTCATGGGCAGATCGTCTTGGTCTGCACGTTGGTCGGTTCATCTTCAAGTTTCTTACTGGGATGCTGAAGAAAAATACGTCATGGTGAGCAGGTCAGAAGGAGACGGGGATGTTAAAAAAGCATGTAGCAGATGCCGCAGAAAATCATTTCTTATAGGTATAATTTCCCCTTTCGCGATTAGCAAGGAAGCGCCAAACATGCAAGAACAGTACAACCCATCGCAGGTTGAGCAGGCTGCGCAGGAAAGCTGGAACCGGAACAGGGTGTTCAATGTTGCTGAAGACACCACCAAACCCAAGTATTACTGCCTGTCGATGTTCCCTTACCCATCTGGCAAGTTGCAC is drawn from Chitinivorax tropicus and contains these coding sequences:
- a CDS encoding DUF692 domain-containing protein, giving the protein MAVLPYLGFGLGLRTDHYTEILDQRPAIDWFEIISENYLVPGGKPLHFLDRIREHYPMVMHGVSLSVGASDPLDMTYLHALKQLIARVEPAWVSDHLCWTGIGGHNAHDLLPLPYTEEAIRHVATRVMQVQDFLGRQILLENVSSYVSYQASQMPEWTFLAEIANRADCLILLDVNNIYVSSVNHGFDPQAFLHGVPADRVQQIHLAGHTNEGHYLVDTHDHPVPDPVWALYRDTIQRLGAVSTMIERDDDIPPLATLLGELEQARQIAGDVLEQVAV